The sequence CTGGGGCCGTCGGACGACGCGGAGTGGGCGGCCTTCACCGCCGAGTCGGTGCTGTCGGCGCGCGGCGCGCTGCTGAGCGACCTCAGCCGCGACCGCCGGGTGCGGGCCGCGGTGGACCTCGCCTGGATGTCGCTCGCCGCCGAGATCTCCTCGGCCGCGGCCCGCGCCTCGGAGGTGGAGTCCGCGGTGATCCCGCTGCGCGCCCGTATCTCGGTACGGGCCGGGCTCGGCAACCTCGCCACGGGGCTGCGGCCGCCCGCCACCGGCCACGACAACCCGCACTTCTTCGACGACGCGGCCTGCGGGCGCGCGTGCGTGCTGGCCGTGGTGCACCCGGGCGACCCGGCCGCCGCCGCCGACCTGGCGGAGTACGACGCCCACTACACGCAGGACGGCGACGGGGTGCACGGCGCCCGGGCGATGGCCGCGGCGGTCTCGCTGGCGCTGGCCGGCGCGTCCGCCGACGACTGCGTACGGGCCGCGCTGCGCGAACTGCCGGCCGGCTCGGAGATCTCCCGCAACGCCGAGCACGCGGTCGCCCTCGCCCGGGCCGCGCGCGCCGCCGAACCCGACGGCCACGGCCAGGCGTTCGGCCTGGTCCCGCTGCTGGAACACCAGATCGTGGACCACGTCTACAGCTACGGCATCGCCGCCGCGGAGACCGTGCCGGTGGCGCTCGCCCTGGTGCTGGCCGCCGACGGCGCGGTGGACCAGGCGGTGCCGGCCGCGGCCTGCCTGTCGCGGGTGGCGGACTCCGCGCCCGCGCTGGCCGGCGCCCTGGCCGGTGCGCTCGGCGGCGCCGCCGCGCTGCCGGTCTCCTGGCGGGAGGCGTGCCGGACGCTGCCCGGCTGCGCGCTGCCCCGGCTGGTGGGCACCGACCTGGTGGA comes from Streptomyces sp. NBC_00448 and encodes:
- a CDS encoding ADP-ribosylglycohydrolase family protein encodes the protein MSTTAHGFSRGPASAARATADGGPGRPDSEPGRPDGHSAPEAGAPRETAPRPRTAADAATGTGNSRPLRTGSGTSALPAATAHRTSGGAATTTPRPATGRGDSPHPEHIPVNRTGTPGIPAPASDTAQSAAAPGDRVTRDRVEGLLLGLAAGDAAGWPAARHRAARMPEWTRRLTRELDTFAEQNATTTLPVPIALNQPPEPLRLGPSDDAEWAAFTAESVLSARGALLSDLSRDRRVRAAVDLAWMSLAAEISSAAARASEVESAVIPLRARISVRAGLGNLATGLRPPATGHDNPHFFDDAACGRACVLAVVHPGDPAAAADLAEYDAHYTQDGDGVHGARAMAAAVSLALAGASADDCVRAALRELPAGSEISRNAEHAVALARAARAAEPDGHGQAFGLVPLLEHQIVDHVYSYGIAAAETVPVALALVLAADGAVDQAVPAAACLSRVADSAPALAGALAGALGGAAALPVSWREACRTLPGCALPRLVGTDLVDLAGRLAGVEPEADPYAVPDTSPPPAEPFASPGAPAHPAQPLATDPHAPVTEGPGSNETHA